The Agromyces sp. LHK192 genome includes a window with the following:
- a CDS encoding lytic transglycosylase domain-containing protein, with translation MGESEPSSTVRSESGGAEGTRTLAGPEQLLGRRSVRGGVRTLFASAAVVALAATGGTGFLAQTTALERQEAVAATTAMTAATEREPDQIAAGGDILRSRVASAALAALDQAEAVTASASGKADAADLQATVAQLEAHALIDPEQVYRLVRVAQDQSAQVTAAVAEFDRLEAERIAAEEAARQQAERIAAEQAAAERAAAEEAAGSGSSGGGSGGGGGGPAAPSNPSGAQAIARDMGAARYGWGDDQFGCLVAVWNYESGWNVYASNGSSGAYGIPQALPGSKMASHGADWQSNPATQISWGIDYIAGRYTNPCGAWGHIQSTGWY, from the coding sequence ATGGGTGAATCCGAACCGTCGTCGACCGTCCGTTCCGAGTCGGGAGGCGCCGAAGGCACCCGAACGCTCGCCGGGCCGGAGCAGTTGCTCGGCAGGCGCAGCGTCCGCGGCGGGGTCCGGACCCTCTTCGCGTCGGCTGCGGTGGTCGCCCTCGCGGCGACCGGCGGCACCGGGTTCCTCGCGCAGACGACCGCGCTCGAACGCCAGGAGGCGGTCGCCGCGACCACGGCGATGACCGCGGCCACCGAGCGGGAGCCCGACCAGATCGCCGCCGGCGGCGACATCCTGCGGTCCCGGGTCGCGAGTGCCGCCCTGGCCGCGCTCGACCAGGCGGAGGCCGTCACCGCCTCCGCCTCGGGCAAGGCCGACGCGGCCGACCTGCAGGCGACGGTCGCGCAGCTCGAAGCCCATGCGCTCATCGATCCGGAGCAGGTCTACCGGCTCGTGAGAGTCGCGCAGGACCAGTCGGCGCAGGTCACCGCGGCCGTCGCCGAGTTCGACCGGCTCGAGGCCGAGCGCATCGCGGCCGAGGAGGCCGCCCGACAGCAGGCCGAGCGCATCGCCGCCGAGCAGGCCGCGGCCGAGCGTGCGGCCGCCGAGGAGGCGGCCGGGTCCGGGTCCTCCGGCGGCGGATCCGGCGGAGGCGGTGGCGGCCCGGCCGCGCCGTCCAACCCCAGCGGGGCGCAGGCGATCGCACGGGATATGGGTGCGGCCCGCTACGGCTGGGGCGACGACCAGTTCGGATGCCTCGTCGCGGTGTGGAACTACGAGTCCGGCTGGAACGTGTACGCCTCGAACGGCTCGAGCGGCGCCTACGGCATCCCCCAGGCCCTGCCCGGGTCGAAGATGGCCTCGCACGGCGCCGACTGGCAGTCGAACCCCGCGACGCAGATCTCCTGGGGCATCGACTACATCGCCGGCCGCTACACGAACCCGTGCGGAGCGTGGGGGCACATCCAGTCGACCGGGTGGTACTGA
- a CDS encoding acyl-CoA dehydrogenase family protein, giving the protein MIRAESTTRHATHDALNQVPPRTDIDEYAADAPLAEAVARWGTPAAADRLAAIGRLVGSAAFQRDAEHANTRPPVLRTHDRWGGRIDEVEYDDAYHRVIAAAVAAGAHTSSWADPGPGASVDRAAAFFLFAQVEPGHACPVSMTHAAVPTLRLGASGLAADWMPRLLSRDYEPRLDDDVAATGTVKRSALIGMAMTEKQGGSDVRANTTTATPTGDDDAWGRRVVLDGHKWFCSAPMSDAFLVLAQAPGGLTCVFVPRVLPDGARNPFRIQRLKDKLGNRSNASSEVEFDGTVGFVVGEEGRGVAAIVQMVTRTRLDCVLGTAAGMRQAVAEASWHVRHRRAFGASLVDQPVMRQVVADLALESEAATWTAIRLARAYDDDADADTIAFRRLATAVAKYHVSKRGAGHAAEALECLGGNGYTEAFPLARRYREQPLLAIWEGSGNVIALDVLRALAREPESFEAYFDEVGRARGIHASLDAEVDDVRALAGELGRDLAADRAGLAALRARELTERLGLVLQSALLVEHAPAAVSDAFVTSRLGGRRAQQYGALPAGIDLDALLERA; this is encoded by the coding sequence ATGATCCGAGCCGAGAGCACAACCCGCCACGCGACGCACGACGCACTGAACCAGGTCCCGCCGCGCACGGACATCGACGAGTACGCGGCGGACGCCCCGCTCGCCGAGGCCGTCGCCCGGTGGGGCACGCCCGCCGCGGCCGACCGGCTCGCCGCGATCGGGCGACTCGTCGGCTCGGCCGCGTTCCAGCGCGACGCCGAGCACGCGAACACCCGCCCCCCGGTGCTGCGCACGCACGACCGGTGGGGTGGCCGCATCGACGAGGTCGAGTACGACGACGCGTACCACCGGGTGATCGCCGCAGCCGTCGCGGCGGGCGCGCACACGTCGTCCTGGGCCGATCCCGGGCCGGGAGCGAGCGTCGACCGCGCCGCCGCGTTCTTCCTGTTCGCCCAGGTCGAGCCCGGGCACGCGTGCCCGGTCTCGATGACCCACGCCGCGGTGCCGACGCTGCGGCTCGGGGCATCCGGGCTCGCCGCCGACTGGATGCCCCGCCTGCTGAGCCGCGACTACGAACCGAGGCTCGACGACGACGTCGCCGCGACCGGTACCGTGAAGCGCTCGGCGCTCATCGGCATGGCGATGACCGAGAAGCAGGGCGGGTCCGACGTCCGGGCCAACACGACGACCGCGACGCCGACGGGCGACGACGACGCGTGGGGCCGTCGGGTCGTGCTCGACGGGCACAAGTGGTTCTGCAGTGCGCCGATGAGCGACGCGTTCCTCGTGCTCGCGCAGGCGCCGGGCGGGCTCACGTGCGTCTTCGTGCCGCGGGTGCTGCCCGACGGCGCGCGCAACCCGTTCCGCATCCAACGCCTGAAGGACAAGCTCGGCAACCGGTCGAACGCGTCGAGCGAGGTCGAGTTCGACGGCACGGTCGGCTTCGTCGTCGGCGAGGAGGGCCGAGGCGTCGCCGCGATCGTGCAGATGGTGACCCGCACCCGTCTCGACTGCGTGCTCGGAACCGCCGCGGGTATGCGGCAGGCGGTCGCGGAGGCATCCTGGCACGTTCGGCACCGGCGGGCGTTCGGGGCATCCCTCGTCGACCAGCCGGTCATGCGGCAGGTCGTCGCCGATCTCGCGCTCGAGTCCGAGGCGGCGACGTGGACCGCGATACGGCTCGCCCGCGCCTACGACGACGATGCGGATGCCGACACGATCGCGTTCCGCCGCCTCGCGACCGCCGTGGCGAAGTACCACGTCAGCAAGCGCGGGGCCGGGCACGCGGCCGAAGCGCTCGAGTGCCTCGGCGGCAACGGCTACACGGAGGCCTTCCCGCTCGCCCGGCGCTATCGCGAGCAGCCGCTGCTCGCGATCTGGGAGGGCTCGGGCAACGTCATCGCGCTCGACGTGCTGCGGGCGCTCGCGCGCGAGCCGGAGTCGTTCGAGGCGTACTTCGACGAGGTCGGGCGTGCGCGGGGCATCCATGCGTCGCTCGATGCCGAGGTCGACGACGTGCGCGCGCTCGCCGGCGAACTCGGCCGCGACCTGGCCGCCGATCGGGCCGGGCTCGCCGCGCTGCGGGCACGCGAGCTGACCGAACGCCTCGGGCTCGTGCTCCAGTCGGCCCTGCTCGTCGAGCACGCACCGGCCGCGGTCTCCGACGCGTTCGTCACGTCGCGACTGGGCGGCCGCCGGGCCCAGCAGTACGGCGCACTGCCGGCCGGGATCGACCTGGACGCCCTGCTCGAGCGCGCCTGA
- a CDS encoding phosphodiesterase — MTSRTAEYPRPTHFLLHISDTHLLAEGGRLYDRVPSEDHLRRLFAEFEASNGRPDAIVLTGDLADKGEPDAYARLRRIVEPAAERIGAEVIWVMGNHDDRSAFRRGLLDQPAGGTRPVDRVHDVNGLRVIALDTTVPGHHHGEVTGEQLDWLAEELATDAPYGSILALHHPPVPSVLDLAASVELREQGGLAEVVAGSDIRSIIGGHLHYSTTGTFAGIPVSVASATCYTQDLNVPVGGTRGRDGARAFNLVHVYPSTVLHSVVPLGEFEALDWIDADESARRLAADGIRFAPAASIGTARSPEDDAFDRALAGGPFTEPILLP, encoded by the coding sequence GTGACGAGCCGTACGGCCGAGTACCCCCGGCCGACCCACTTCCTGCTCCACATCTCCGACACCCACCTCCTCGCCGAGGGCGGTCGGCTCTACGACCGCGTGCCGAGCGAGGACCACCTGCGCCGCCTCTTCGCCGAGTTCGAGGCGTCGAACGGGCGGCCCGACGCGATCGTGCTGACCGGCGACCTCGCCGACAAGGGCGAGCCCGACGCCTACGCGCGCCTGCGCCGGATCGTGGAGCCGGCCGCCGAGCGCATCGGCGCCGAGGTCATCTGGGTCATGGGCAACCACGACGACCGGTCGGCGTTCCGTCGGGGCCTGCTCGACCAGCCCGCCGGCGGCACGCGCCCGGTCGACCGCGTGCACGACGTCAACGGGCTGCGCGTGATCGCGCTCGACACGACGGTCCCCGGCCACCACCACGGCGAGGTGACGGGCGAGCAGCTGGACTGGCTCGCCGAGGAGCTCGCGACGGATGCCCCGTACGGCTCGATCCTCGCGCTCCACCACCCGCCGGTGCCGAGCGTGCTCGACCTCGCGGCATCCGTCGAGCTGCGCGAGCAGGGGGGATTGGCCGAGGTCGTCGCGGGCAGCGACATCCGCTCGATCATCGGCGGCCACCTGCACTACTCGACGACCGGTACGTTCGCCGGGATCCCCGTCTCGGTCGCGTCGGCGACCTGCTACACGCAGGACCTCAACGTGCCCGTCGGCGGCACGCGCGGCCGCGACGGCGCGCGCGCGTTCAACCTCGTGCACGTGTACCCCTCGACGGTGCTGCACTCGGTCGTGCCGCTCGGCGAGTTCGAGGCGCTCGACTGGATCGACGCCGACGAGTCGGCGCGCCGGCTCGCGGCCGACGGCATCCGCTTCGCGCCTGCGGCGTCGATCGGCACCGCGCGCTCGCCGGAGGACGACGCGTTCGACCGGGCGCTCGCCGGCGGACCGTTCACCGAGCCGATCCTGCTGCCGTAG
- a CDS encoding TetR/AcrR family transcriptional regulator, translating to MTRSRALITAAATRRFLEDGYPATSVDDVAAEAGVSKRTVYNVFDDKEQLFRAIILQAIDTAERFSTTLAASIATAADVDVALRELARLLAESVLGGLVVPLRRLLIAEAVRFPDLAAEYRERAPERVMAGIAEALEAFRQRGALEFDDAALAAEHFAFLAIGASLDRALFVAAPATGPGGGPVEVAAAVDRAELGAAAFLQAYAAR from the coding sequence GTGACCCGGTCGCGCGCGCTCATCACCGCGGCGGCGACTCGGCGCTTCCTCGAGGACGGCTACCCGGCGACGAGCGTCGACGACGTCGCCGCGGAAGCCGGCGTCTCCAAGCGCACGGTCTACAACGTGTTCGACGACAAGGAACAGCTCTTCCGGGCGATCATCCTGCAGGCCATCGACACCGCCGAGCGGTTCTCGACGACGCTCGCGGCCTCGATCGCGACCGCCGCCGACGTCGACGTCGCGCTTCGAGAGCTCGCACGATTGCTCGCCGAATCCGTGCTCGGCGGTCTCGTCGTGCCGCTCCGCCGGCTGCTCATCGCGGAGGCCGTGCGATTCCCCGACCTCGCCGCCGAGTACCGCGAGCGCGCGCCCGAACGGGTGATGGCGGGGATCGCCGAGGCCCTCGAGGCGTTCCGGCAACGAGGCGCGCTGGAGTTCGACGACGCCGCGCTCGCCGCCGAGCACTTCGCCTTCCTCGCGATCGGCGCGTCGCTCGATCGCGCGCTGTTCGTCGCCGCGCCGGCAACGGGCCCCGGCGGCGGGCCGGTCGAGGTCGCCGCGGCCGTCGACCGGGCCGAGCTCGGCGCTGCGGCGTTCCTCCAGGCGTACGCGGCGCGCTGA
- a CDS encoding ABC transporter ATP-binding protein: MTTPAPNTDRKNAKPEPELSEEERLELELAEQARISADDWSGAVAPGKAKNFRESFGRLLGLLKPHAWAFAFVSLLGAIGVLLTVLAPKVLGEATNLIFAGVIGRQLPPGTTTEQAVDGLRASGQEELANIVAAAGVTPGEGIDFVRLSQVIILVLALFIAAGVLTWLQGYVINVIMVKTMWRLREEVEAKINRLPLRYFDKVQRGELISRVTNDIDNITQTMQQSLSGALTAVLTVVGVLIMMFSISWQLSLVALVSLPLMGVIFGVIGPKSQKAFGIQWRKVGRLNARVEESFSGHALVKVFGREASSREAFAAENEELYESAFKAQFLANIMMPAMMFIGNLMYVGIAVLGGLMVATGQLRLGDVQAFIQYSQQFTQPLSELGGMAAVVQSGTASAERVFELLDEEEQEPDAVDAPAPADGDGTIEFDHVSFSYDPAHPLIRDLSFRVEPGQTVAIVGPTGAGKTTLVNLIMRFYELDGGRILLNGQNVADLTRHDIRAKTGMVLQDPWLFAGSIRENIRYGRADATDDDILAAAKATYVERFVHSLPDGYDTILDEDASNVSAGEKQLITIARAFVAQPSVLILDEATSSVDTRTELLLQQAMAALREGRTSFVIAHRLSTIRDADLILVMEHGDIVEQGTHDELIAAKGAYYRLYNSQFEQAATDLDAELAATEGTTVTGSVPAVGLAEATEEAFERKVDAAVESEV; encoded by the coding sequence ATGACCACCCCCGCCCCGAACACGGACCGGAAGAACGCCAAGCCCGAGCCGGAGCTCTCCGAGGAGGAGCGCCTCGAACTCGAACTCGCCGAACAGGCCCGCATCTCGGCCGACGACTGGTCGGGCGCCGTCGCGCCCGGCAAGGCGAAGAACTTCCGCGAGAGCTTCGGCCGCCTGCTCGGGCTGCTGAAGCCGCACGCCTGGGCCTTCGCCTTCGTCTCGCTGCTCGGCGCCATCGGCGTGCTGCTCACGGTGCTCGCACCCAAGGTGCTCGGTGAGGCGACGAACCTCATCTTCGCCGGGGTGATCGGCCGCCAGCTGCCCCCGGGCACCACGACCGAGCAGGCCGTCGATGGCCTGCGCGCCAGCGGCCAGGAGGAGCTCGCGAACATCGTCGCCGCCGCCGGCGTCACCCCCGGCGAGGGCATCGACTTCGTCCGCCTGAGCCAGGTGATCATCCTCGTGCTCGCCCTGTTCATCGCGGCCGGCGTGCTGACCTGGCTCCAGGGCTACGTCATCAACGTCATCATGGTGAAGACGATGTGGCGGCTCCGCGAGGAGGTCGAGGCGAAGATCAACCGCCTGCCCCTGCGCTACTTCGACAAGGTGCAGCGCGGCGAGCTCATCTCGCGGGTGACGAACGACATCGACAACATCACGCAGACGATGCAGCAGTCGCTGTCGGGCGCACTCACCGCGGTGCTCACCGTCGTCGGCGTGCTCATCATGATGTTCTCGATCTCGTGGCAGCTCTCCCTCGTCGCCCTGGTCTCGCTCCCGCTCATGGGCGTCATCTTCGGCGTCATCGGCCCGAAGTCGCAGAAGGCGTTCGGGATCCAGTGGCGCAAGGTGGGGCGCCTCAACGCCCGCGTCGAGGAGTCCTTCTCCGGCCACGCGCTCGTGAAGGTCTTCGGTCGCGAGGCGTCGAGCCGCGAGGCGTTCGCCGCGGAGAACGAGGAACTCTACGAGTCCGCGTTCAAGGCGCAGTTCCTCGCGAACATCATGATGCCCGCGATGATGTTCATCGGGAACCTGATGTACGTCGGCATCGCCGTGCTCGGCGGCCTCATGGTCGCGACCGGCCAACTGCGCCTCGGCGACGTGCAGGCGTTCATCCAGTACTCGCAGCAGTTCACGCAGCCGCTCTCGGAGCTCGGTGGCATGGCCGCGGTCGTGCAGTCGGGCACCGCGTCGGCCGAGCGCGTCTTCGAACTGCTCGACGAGGAGGAGCAGGAGCCCGACGCAGTCGACGCCCCGGCACCCGCCGACGGCGACGGCACGATCGAGTTCGACCACGTGTCGTTCTCGTACGACCCCGCGCACCCGCTGATCCGCGACCTGTCGTTCCGAGTCGAGCCCGGGCAGACGGTCGCGATCGTCGGACCGACCGGAGCGGGCAAGACGACGCTCGTGAACCTCATCATGCGGTTCTACGAGCTCGACGGCGGGCGCATCCTGCTCAACGGCCAGAACGTCGCGGACCTCACCCGGCACGACATCCGCGCGAAGACCGGCATGGTCCTCCAGGACCCGTGGCTGTTCGCCGGATCGATCCGCGAGAACATCCGGTACGGTCGCGCGGACGCCACCGACGACGACATCCTCGCGGCCGCGAAGGCGACCTACGTCGAGCGATTCGTGCACTCGCTGCCCGACGGATACGACACGATCCTCGACGAGGACGCGTCGAACGTCTCGGCGGGCGAGAAGCAGCTCATCACGATCGCTCGCGCCTTCGTGGCGCAGCCGAGCGTGCTCATCCTCGACGAGGCGACGAGCTCGGTCGACACCCGCACGGAGCTCCTGCTCCAGCAGGCCATGGCCGCGCTTCGCGAGGGCCGCACGTCGTTCGTGATCGCGCACCGGCTCTCGACGATCCGCGACGCCGACCTCATCCTCGTGATGGAGCACGGCGACATCGTCGAGCAGGGAACGCACGACGAACTCATCGCCGCGAAGGGCGCCTACTACCGCCTCTACAACTCGCAGTTCGAGCAGGCCGCGACCGACCTCGACGCCGAGCTCGCGGCGACGGAGGGCACCACGGTCACCGGTTCCGTGCCCGCCGTCGGACTCGCCGAGGCGACCGAGGAGGCGTTCGAGCGGAAGGTCGACGCCGCGGTCGAGTCCGAGGTGTAG
- a CDS encoding ABC transporter ATP-binding protein produces MLARLLLRYLKPYKWLLLGVLVFQALSAVGSLVLPRLNADIIDEGVSKGDTEYIWQTGAVMLALSLAQITASIIATYFAAKAAMRLGRDIRNDVFERVSNFSEREVSSFGAGSLITRNTNDVQQVQMLAMSTATFLITAPLLAIGGIVLALQQDVGLSWIIGVAVPTLLILAGVIIGRMVPLFRTYQRRLDAVNRIMREQLTGIRVIRAFVREPIEEARFREANTDIMVVGRNVGSLFVLLFPLFMLILNVTTVAVIWFGAIEVDAGNVQIGTLLAFMQYIGIILGGVLMASFMTMMIPRAAVSADRIGEVLAASTSLERPADAVSAFPAPGRVEFRSAGFTYPGAEHPVLSDITFEARPGETVAVVGSTGAGKTTLVSLIPRLFDVTDGSVLVNGVDVREADLEAMWKTIGLVPQRPFLFTGTVASNLRFGREDATDEELWHALEIAQGRDFVENMEGQLEARIAQGGTNVSGGQRQRLAIARAIVHRPGILVFDDSFSALDLTTDARLRQALWRELPEVTKIVVAQRISTITEADRIIVLEDGGMVGLGTHEELLETNQTYREIVESQLGVEAAR; encoded by the coding sequence ATGCTCGCGCGCCTGCTCCTCCGCTATCTCAAACCCTACAAATGGCTCCTCCTCGGGGTGCTGGTGTTCCAAGCGCTCTCGGCCGTCGGCAGCCTCGTCCTCCCCCGCCTGAACGCCGACATCATCGACGAGGGCGTCTCGAAGGGCGACACCGAGTACATCTGGCAGACGGGCGCCGTCATGCTGGCGCTCTCGCTCGCCCAGATCACCGCGTCGATCATCGCGACCTACTTCGCCGCGAAGGCCGCCATGCGACTCGGCCGCGACATCCGCAACGACGTCTTCGAGCGGGTCTCGAACTTCTCCGAACGCGAGGTGTCCAGCTTCGGCGCCGGTTCGCTCATCACCCGCAACACAAACGACGTGCAGCAGGTGCAGATGCTCGCGATGTCGACCGCGACCTTCCTGATCACGGCGCCGCTGCTGGCCATCGGCGGCATCGTGCTCGCACTCCAGCAGGATGTCGGGCTGAGCTGGATCATCGGCGTCGCGGTCCCGACGCTGCTCATCCTCGCCGGCGTCATCATCGGGCGCATGGTGCCGCTGTTCCGCACCTACCAGCGCAGGCTCGACGCGGTGAACCGCATCATGCGCGAGCAGCTCACCGGCATCCGGGTCATCCGCGCCTTCGTGCGCGAGCCGATCGAGGAGGCGCGCTTCCGTGAGGCGAACACCGACATCATGGTCGTCGGCCGCAACGTCGGTTCGCTCTTCGTCCTGCTGTTCCCGCTGTTCATGCTGATCCTCAACGTCACGACCGTGGCCGTGATCTGGTTCGGCGCGATCGAGGTCGACGCCGGCAACGTGCAGATCGGCACCCTCCTCGCCTTCATGCAGTACATCGGCATCATCCTCGGCGGCGTGCTCATGGCGAGCTTCATGACGATGATGATCCCCCGCGCCGCGGTGTCGGCCGACCGCATCGGCGAAGTCCTCGCGGCCTCGACCTCGCTCGAGCGGCCCGCCGACGCGGTCTCCGCGTTCCCGGCGCCCGGCAGGGTCGAGTTCCGCAGCGCAGGCTTCACCTATCCGGGCGCGGAGCACCCCGTGCTCTCCGACATCACGTTCGAGGCCCGGCCCGGCGAGACCGTCGCCGTGGTCGGCTCGACCGGAGCCGGCAAGACCACGCTCGTCTCGCTCATCCCCCGGCTCTTCGACGTGACCGACGGGAGCGTCCTCGTCAACGGCGTCGACGTGCGCGAAGCCGACCTCGAGGCGATGTGGAAGACGATCGGGCTCGTCCCGCAGCGACCCTTCCTGTTCACCGGCACGGTCGCCTCGAACCTCCGGTTCGGCCGGGAGGACGCCACCGACGAGGAGCTCTGGCACGCACTCGAGATCGCGCAGGGCCGTGACTTCGTCGAGAACATGGAGGGGCAGCTCGAGGCGCGCATCGCGCAGGGCGGCACCAACGTGTCGGGCGGCCAGCGGCAGCGACTCGCGATCGCCCGGGCGATCGTGCACCGCCCCGGCATCCTCGTCTTCGACGACTCGTTCTCCGCGCTCGACCTGACGACCGACGCCCGGCTCAGGCAGGCGTTGTGGCGGGAACTGCCCGAGGTCACGAAGATCGTCGTCGCGCAGCGCATCTCGACGATCACCGAAGCCGACCGCATCATCGTGCTCGAAGACGGCGGCATGGTCGGGCTGGGCACGCACGAGGAGCTCCTCGAGACGAACCAGACCTACCGCGAGATCGTCGAATCCCAGCTCGGAGTGGAGGCCGCCCGATGA
- a CDS encoding choice-of-anchor A family protein, with amino-acid sequence MPRRSTPPRQLHVPTRRPVRSLFSGLTALALAASGVVVLSLAAPAEPAAAAVPTPTCPPDGNMPSPGNILTYTDSNVAVFAGGDLAVVESHAEIEGLLLVQGDATIDRTPPGLVNIGSVGVGSGIVPAPGDPMFQVGGDLDVLAGNSIDVGAGMDTGGPVLVGGTATGTIQTNGASLTDGLGQAAAMSPNEGFASVIAAASTDLAAVPDTGLTVAAGNILSFNGSGAADLETFSVSATQLGFAQEISFNGVTDDSALLVNVVGADTIAFTPNFFAINGVRVDAFGPAFGNAASRILWNVVDSPNLQILGTSQVMGSWLAPNADATVNASTNGRVHVGGNLTLGGSGSEQHNYPWKGGFGLGCGGFAAQKVVTGEAANLVPADTAFTLGYSYTDGAGALVEGTLIVRADGVVVFGPSGIPDGTVVTFTEVPPLPVIPGVDWGEPVLAPTSVTVGGGQVARVTLTNVANPQVGPTDGAFAVVKQVSGGAASLVPSDTAFTVEYAYDVDGSPVTGSLDVLADGVAVQGPSLPAGTVVTFAEATPPAIDGVVWGTPVITPDSVTIGSGQVATITLENVANPVAPTPTPTPTPAPTPSDLAESGPGGTTVMLTAAGLLLVAGMVALAARRRRAVRR; translated from the coding sequence ATGCCCCGCCGCTCCACCCCGCCCCGCCAGCTGCACGTCCCGACCCGCCGCCCCGTGCGCTCGCTGTTCAGCGGCCTCACCGCTCTCGCGTTGGCCGCATCGGGCGTCGTCGTGCTCTCGCTCGCAGCTCCCGCCGAGCCCGCCGCGGCCGCGGTTCCGACGCCGACCTGCCCGCCCGACGGCAACATGCCCTCACCCGGCAACATCCTCACCTACACCGACTCCAACGTGGCCGTGTTCGCCGGCGGCGACCTCGCCGTCGTGGAGAGCCACGCGGAGATCGAGGGCCTGCTGCTCGTGCAGGGCGATGCCACCATCGACCGCACGCCGCCCGGGCTCGTCAACATCGGCTCGGTGGGTGTCGGCTCGGGGATCGTCCCCGCTCCGGGCGACCCGATGTTCCAGGTGGGCGGCGACCTCGACGTGCTCGCCGGCAACAGCATCGACGTCGGGGCGGGCATGGACACCGGCGGCCCCGTCCTCGTGGGCGGCACCGCGACGGGCACGATCCAGACCAACGGCGCATCGCTCACCGACGGACTCGGCCAGGCCGCGGCGATGTCGCCGAACGAGGGCTTCGCCTCCGTGATCGCGGCCGCCTCGACCGACCTCGCAGCCGTCCCCGACACGGGCCTCACGGTCGCCGCCGGCAACATCCTGAGCTTCAACGGCTCGGGCGCCGCCGACCTCGAGACCTTCTCCGTCTCGGCGACCCAGCTCGGCTTCGCCCAGGAGATCTCGTTCAACGGCGTGACCGACGACAGCGCCCTGCTCGTCAACGTGGTCGGCGCCGACACGATCGCCTTCACCCCGAACTTCTTCGCGATCAACGGCGTCCGCGTCGACGCGTTCGGCCCGGCCTTCGGCAACGCGGCGTCGCGGATCCTGTGGAACGTGGTCGACTCGCCGAACCTGCAGATCCTCGGCACGAGCCAGGTGATGGGCTCCTGGCTGGCGCCCAACGCCGACGCGACCGTGAACGCCAGCACCAACGGCCGCGTCCATGTCGGTGGAAACCTGACCCTCGGCGGCAGCGGGTCGGAGCAGCACAACTACCCCTGGAAGGGCGGCTTCGGACTGGGCTGCGGCGGCTTCGCCGCCCAGAAGGTCGTCACCGGCGAGGCGGCGAACCTCGTGCCCGCCGACACCGCGTTCACGCTCGGCTACTCGTACACGGACGGCGCCGGGGCCCTCGTCGAGGGCACGCTGATCGTGCGCGCCGACGGCGTGGTCGTCTTCGGCCCGAGCGGCATCCCGGACGGCACCGTGGTGACCTTCACCGAGGTTCCGCCGTTGCCCGTGATCCCGGGCGTCGACTGGGGTGAGCCGGTGCTCGCGCCGACGTCGGTGACGGTCGGCGGCGGTCAGGTCGCCAGGGTGACGCTCACGAACGTCGCCAACCCCCAGGTGGGCCCGACCGACGGCGCCTTCGCGGTGGTCAAGCAGGTCTCCGGCGGGGCCGCGAGCCTCGTTCCGTCCGACACCGCGTTCACGGTCGAGTACGCGTACGACGTCGACGGCTCACCCGTGACCGGCTCGCTCGACGTACTCGCCGACGGCGTCGCCGTGCAGGGGCCGTCGCTTCCGGCCGGCACCGTCGTGACCTTCGCCGAGGCCACCCCGCCGGCGATCGACGGCGTCGTCTGGGGGACGCCGGTCATCACGCCCGATTCCGTCACGATCGGTTCCGGCCAGGTCGCCACGATCACGCTCGAGAACGTCGCGAACCCGGTCGCGCCGACGCCGACACCGACCCCCACGCCTGCGCCGACGCCGTCGGATCTCGCCGAGAGCGGCCCAGGCGGCACGACCGTGATGCTGACGGCCGCGGGGCTCCTCCTCGTCGCCGGCATGGTCGCGCTGGCCGCCCGCCGCAGGCGCGCCGTCCGTCGCTGA
- a CDS encoding DUF998 domain-containing protein: MSTAADLPASTFDRGRAVTKALLGWGVVAGPFYVAVGLAQALLVPGFDLSRHALSQLLLGPFGWIQAVNLVLSGLMVLAAAIGYARLVGGRAGGWAGSLLGVYGASLFGAAVFPPDPVRGFPAGAAETVSTSGLLHLACGAVGFLCLAAAAIVVGRWFARTEHRIAATWSTIAAVIIVAGFIGGAALATATIGIALLWIAVLAGWTWLAAASVVAYRAAPSPDC, from the coding sequence ATGAGCACCGCAGCCGACCTCCCCGCCTCGACCTTCGACCGAGGGCGGGCGGTCACGAAGGCACTCCTCGGGTGGGGCGTCGTCGCCGGCCCGTTCTACGTCGCCGTCGGCCTGGCCCAGGCACTCCTCGTGCCGGGCTTCGACCTGTCGCGACACGCGCTCAGCCAGCTCCTGCTCGGCCCGTTCGGCTGGATCCAGGCCGTGAACCTCGTGCTCAGCGGGCTCATGGTGCTCGCCGCCGCGATCGGATACGCGCGCCTCGTCGGCGGCCGCGCGGGCGGGTGGGCCGGCTCGCTCCTGGGCGTCTACGGCGCCAGCCTGTTCGGCGCCGCCGTGTTCCCGCCCGACCCGGTCCGCGGCTTCCCCGCCGGCGCCGCCGAGACCGTCTCGACGAGCGGCCTGCTCCACCTCGCGTGCGGCGCGGTCGGATTCCTCTGCCTCGCCGCGGCCGCGATCGTGGTCGGCCGTTGGTTCGCCCGTACGGAGCACCGCATCGCCGCCACCTGGTCGACCATCGCCGCCGTGATCATCGTGGCAGGCTTCATCGGCGGCGCGGCACTCGCGACCGCGACCATCGGCATCGCACTGCTGTGGATCGCCGTGCTCGCCGGGTGGACCTGGCTCGCCGCGGCATCCGTCGTCGCCTACCGAGCGGCGCCGAGCCCGGACTGCTGA